From one Agathobaculum sp. NTUH-O15-33 genomic stretch:
- a CDS encoding DUF2000 domain-containing protein, with amino-acid sequence MDYQNEKCVMVIDENLPLGLIANTAAILGITLGKKIPEAVGADVTDGTGSEHLGIVALPVPILKSNAEQIKSIRQRLYEPDFADLTTVDFSDVAQGCNTYDIFIDKMKAASENDLTYLGVAICGAKKKVNKLTGSLPLLRD; translated from the coding sequence ATGGACTACCAGAATGAAAAATGCGTGATGGTGATCGATGAGAATCTGCCGCTCGGCCTGATCGCGAACACCGCGGCGATCTTGGGCATCACCTTGGGCAAGAAAATACCCGAAGCCGTCGGGGCCGACGTGACCGACGGCACGGGCAGCGAGCACCTCGGCATCGTCGCGCTTCCCGTGCCCATTCTAAAAAGCAACGCGGAACAGATCAAGTCGATCCGCCAGCGGCTTTACGAGCCCGATTTCGCCGATTTGACCACGGTGGATTTCTCCGATGTGGCGCAGGGCTGCAATACCTACGACATATTTATCGATAAAATGAAAGCGGCGAGCGAAAACGATCTAACCTACCTTGGCGTCGCCATTTGCGGGGCCAAGAAAAAGGTGAACAAGCTTACCGGCAGCCTGCCCCTGCTGCGCGACTAA
- a CDS encoding DMT family transporter, which translates to MERQGTLGHLAALVTILIWGTTFISTKLLLTVFQPVEILFFRFLIGFFALLLICPRRLTGTGRRQELTFAAAGLCGICLYYLLENIALTYTFASNVGVMISISPFFTAMLSHFVIKDGEKLRGQFFIGFAVAMTGICLISFNGARLELNPIGDLLAVLAAFVWACYAVLTKRISSFGQPILLTTRRVFLYGMLFMLPTLFFFDFQWGFARFADPKNLFQILFLGLGASALCFVTWNFAVQVLGAIKTSLYIYMVPVITAVASVLVLHERVTPLACVGIVLTLTGLLLSERRTTAKEGKTNGLPE; encoded by the coding sequence ATGGAACGCCAAGGCACGTTGGGCCATCTTGCCGCCCTCGTCACGATCTTGATCTGGGGCACGACCTTTATCTCCACCAAGCTTTTACTGACCGTGTTCCAGCCGGTGGAAATTTTGTTTTTCCGCTTTTTGATCGGCTTTTTCGCACTGCTGCTCATCTGTCCGCGCCGCCTGACCGGCACAGGCCGCCGGCAGGAGCTCACCTTTGCCGCCGCCGGTCTGTGCGGCATCTGCCTGTATTACTTGCTCGAAAACATCGCGCTGACCTATACGTTCGCTTCCAATGTGGGCGTGATGATCTCGATCTCGCCGTTTTTCACCGCCATGCTCAGCCATTTCGTCATCAAGGACGGCGAAAAGCTGCGGGGGCAGTTCTTCATCGGCTTTGCCGTCGCCATGACCGGCATCTGCCTGATCAGCTTCAACGGCGCGCGGCTGGAACTCAACCCCATCGGCGATCTGCTGGCGGTGCTTGCGGCTTTTGTCTGGGCCTGCTACGCGGTGCTGACCAAGCGGATCAGCTCCTTTGGCCAGCCCATCCTGCTCACGACCCGGCGGGTGTTCTTATACGGCATGCTCTTCATGCTGCCCACCCTGTTCTTTTTTGACTTTCAGTGGGGCTTTGCGCGCTTTGCCGATCCCAAAAACCTATTCCAGATCCTGTTTTTGGGTCTGGGCGCGTCCGCTCTGTGCTTTGTCACTTGGAACTTCGCGGTACAGGTGCTGGGCGCGATCAAGACCAGCCTGTATATTTACATGGTGCCCGTGATCACCGCCGTCGCCTCCGTGCTCGTTCTGCACGAAAGGGTCACCCCGCTCGCCTGCGTGGGCATTGTTTTGACACTGACGGGCCTGCTTCTCTCGGAGCGCCGAACAACTGCAAAGGAAGGGAAAACAAATGGACTACCAGAATGA
- a CDS encoding helix-turn-helix domain-containing protein, with product MKKETRTVVYDEELRIEAYRLEGIVQCFPNHFHEYFVVGLIEGGQRHLCCKNKEYNLERGHLVLFNPGDNHACSPIGDSLLDYRALNIPTDVMLELAEEVTGKRELPGFSETIVIDEEIACCLHPLHEMIMNGSREFSKEEELLFLLSLLIQKYGGPFASCIPECREEIERACAFLSAHYAERISLDQICDCAGLSRSTLLRAFTKSKGVTPYRYLETVRVGEAKKLLEKGLSPLEAAMQTGFSDQSHFTSYFSRFIGLTPAAYRDIFKEQTGGK from the coding sequence ATGAAAAAAGAAACGCGCACCGTGGTGTACGATGAGGAGCTGCGGATCGAAGCCTACCGGCTGGAAGGCATTGTGCAATGCTTCCCCAACCATTTTCACGAATATTTCGTGGTGGGCCTGATCGAGGGCGGCCAGCGCCACCTGTGCTGTAAAAATAAGGAGTACAATCTGGAGCGGGGCCATCTTGTCCTTTTCAATCCCGGCGACAACCACGCCTGCTCCCCGATCGGCGACAGTCTGCTGGATTACCGGGCGCTCAATATTCCAACCGATGTGATGCTGGAATTGGCGGAAGAGGTGACGGGCAAGCGCGAGCTGCCCGGTTTTTCCGAAACCATTGTGATCGACGAGGAGATCGCGTGTTGCCTGCACCCGCTGCACGAAATGATCATGAACGGCTCGCGCGAATTTTCCAAGGAAGAAGAGCTGCTTTTTCTGCTCTCCCTGCTGATACAGAAATACGGTGGGCCGTTCGCGAGCTGCATCCCCGAATGCCGCGAGGAGATCGAGCGGGCCTGCGCCTTTCTGTCCGCGCACTACGCCGAGCGCATATCGCTCGACCAGATCTGCGATTGCGCCGGGCTGAGCCGGTCGACGCTGCTGCGCGCCTTTACCAAATCCAAGGGCGTGACGCCCTACCGCTATTTGGAAACCGTGCGCGTGGGCGAAGCGAAAAAGCTGCTGGAAAAGGGGCTTTCGCCGCTTGAAGCCGCGATGCAAACCGGCTTTTCCGACCAAAGCCATTTTACAAGCTATTTCAGCCGCTTTATCGGGCTGACGCCCGCCGCTTACCGGGATATCTTCAAAGAACAGACGGGGGGCAAATAA
- a CDS encoding MATE family efflux transporter, producing the protein MCKPENALARDFDLFSLLRFAAPTIVTMLFMGLYTITDTIFVARFAGTDALSALNIVCPMINLIVGLGAMLSTGSSAVIARQMGAGAHTKARQNFTLVVLTGAALGVLVALLGTVFADRIIYALGASERLVPYCRAYLIPLLLFTPASMLQVLFQSLIVAAGRPGLGMALSTAAGVINIALDYCFMAPLGLGITGAALGTGAGYLVAAAAGLLFFLGSRGPLRFCRPKWDFRMLAQSCLNGSSELVSQLAAAVTTFLFNAAMMRLLGEAGVAAITILIYTQFLLTTFFIGFSMGVAPVVSYQYGMGDHTRLRRLFRVCLTVVSAASLLIFLLSFVFGAPLVGIFAPPGTAVYQIARHGFFIFPFSFLFCGINIFASAFFTALSNGKVSAGISFLRTFCLLPLGILTLPLFFQATGVWLAVPVAELTTLFVSCLCLRRYRAVYHY; encoded by the coding sequence ATGTGTAAACCGGAAAACGCCCTTGCGCGTGATTTTGATCTGTTTTCCCTGCTGCGCTTTGCCGCGCCCACCATCGTGACCATGCTGTTCATGGGCCTTTATACGATCACCGACACGATATTCGTCGCGCGGTTCGCCGGGACGGACGCGCTGTCCGCGCTCAATATCGTATGCCCCATGATCAATCTGATCGTTGGGTTGGGCGCTATGCTGTCCACCGGCAGCAGCGCGGTCATCGCCCGGCAAATGGGCGCGGGCGCGCACACAAAGGCGCGGCAGAATTTTACGCTGGTCGTGCTGACCGGCGCGGCACTCGGCGTGCTCGTCGCCCTGTTGGGCACGGTATTCGCCGACCGCATCATTTACGCGCTCGGCGCGAGCGAACGGCTGGTTCCCTATTGCCGGGCGTACCTCATCCCCCTGCTGCTCTTCACTCCGGCCAGCATGCTGCAGGTGCTTTTTCAAAGCCTGATCGTGGCGGCCGGCCGCCCCGGCCTCGGCATGGCGTTGTCCACCGCAGCGGGCGTAATCAATATCGCGCTCGACTATTGTTTCATGGCGCCGCTGGGTCTGGGCATCACCGGCGCGGCGCTCGGCACCGGCGCGGGGTATCTGGTGGCCGCCGCGGCCGGGCTCTTATTCTTCCTTGGCAGCAGGGGGCCGCTTCGGTTTTGCCGCCCCAAATGGGATTTTCGCATGCTGGCGCAAAGCTGCCTGAACGGTTCGTCCGAGCTTGTCAGCCAGCTTGCGGCGGCTGTTACCACCTTCCTCTTCAACGCCGCCATGATGCGGCTGCTGGGCGAAGCGGGCGTTGCCGCGATCACCATCCTGATCTATACGCAGTTTTTACTGACCACGTTTTTTATCGGCTTTTCCATGGGTGTGGCCCCGGTCGTCAGCTACCAATACGGTATGGGCGATCATACCCGTTTAAGGCGGCTGTTTCGGGTCTGCCTTACGGTCGTCAGCGCGGCGTCGCTGCTTATTTTTTTGCTTTCTTTTGTTTTTGGCGCGCCCTTGGTCGGTATTTTCGCGCCGCCCGGCACCGCAGTCTACCAGATCGCGCGCCATGGTTTTTTCATTTTTCCCTTCAGCTTTCTCTTTTGCGGGATCAATATTTTTGCTTCGGCGTTTTTTACCGCGCTGTCAAACGGCAAGGTATCCGCCGGCATCTCCTTTCTCCGCACCTTTTGCCTGCTGCCGTTGGGGATTTTAACGCTGCCCCTGTTTTTTCAGGCGACCGGGGTATGGCTGGCCGTGCCGGTGGCCGAGTTGACGACGCTGTTCGTTTCCTGCCTATGCCTGCGCCGTTACCGCGCGGTGTACCATTACTAA
- a CDS encoding GNAT family N-acetyltransferase yields MLHHIENVAAAIQFIETHLTEKLDLEGVAAAVHYSKYHLHRIFVSTVGMTIHDYAQRRRLTEAAKLLVFSDRPIIEIALLAGYESQQAFTNTFRAMYKKAPGQFRDEGEFYPLQLRYELHASPTPVKGEIDWRRDIVPAAERDIPAWMALVRMVVDGFPHLNEAEYLRTLHRQIQEKRALIMKDGEVAIGILAFCPEAGSIDFFGIHPQYRDRGIAQAFVRRVLDELTEQTPVSITTFREGDKADPGHRAVIKSLGFAEAELLTEFGYPTQRFILRKEQMEGDGDV; encoded by the coding sequence ATGCTTCACCATATTGAAAATGTTGCCGCCGCCATCCAGTTCATCGAAACGCACCTAACCGAAAAGCTGGATCTGGAAGGCGTCGCGGCGGCCGTACACTATTCCAAATACCACCTGCACCGCATATTCGTCTCCACGGTCGGCATGACGATCCACGACTATGCACAGCGCCGCAGACTGACCGAGGCCGCCAAGCTTCTGGTATTCTCGGATCGCCCGATTATCGAGATCGCGCTGCTCGCGGGCTATGAAAGCCAACAGGCCTTCACGAACACCTTTCGGGCCATGTATAAAAAGGCGCCGGGCCAGTTTCGGGACGAGGGAGAGTTTTATCCGTTGCAGCTTCGATACGAACTGCACGCCTCGCCCACGCCGGTCAAGGGCGAGATCGATTGGCGACGCGATATCGTGCCCGCCGCGGAGCGCGACATTCCCGCTTGGATGGCGCTGGTGCGCATGGTTGTGGACGGCTTTCCGCATTTGAACGAAGCGGAATATTTGCGGACGCTGCACCGGCAGATTCAAGAAAAGCGGGCGCTGATCATGAAGGACGGCGAGGTCGCGATCGGCATTTTGGCCTTTTGTCCGGAAGCGGGCAGCATCGACTTTTTCGGCATCCACCCCCAGTACCGAGATCGCGGCATAGCCCAAGCGTTCGTGCGGCGGGTACTGGACGAGCTGACCGAGCAAACGCCCGTCAGCATTACGACCTTCCGCGAGGGCGATAAAGCCGATCCCGGCCACCGCGCGGTCATCAAGAGCCTCGGCTTTGCCGAGGCCGAGCTTTTGACCGAGTTCGGCTATCCGACGCAGCGCTTTATTCTGCGCAAAGAGCAAATGGAGGGCGACGGCGATGTGTAA
- a CDS encoding YczE/YyaS/YitT family protein, with protein sequence MEQHHYIRRLGVLTLGLLVSAVGIVMMLQANVGLEPWSVLQQGLAESIHITYGTASVIVGAAAIGIAVLCGESFGFGTVINIVLCAIFIDSLLALGWIPAMHSLWSGILMLLGGLELLAFGTYLYMQSALGSGPRDALMVALARKTGRSVGLCRASVEVIVILSGWLLGGQVGIGTVIAALGLGSLFNLNFHYLHFNAAELHQENVAETLRNLQKK encoded by the coding sequence ATGGAACAGCACCACTACATCCGCCGCCTTGGCGTGCTCACGCTGGGCCTGCTGGTCAGCGCGGTCGGCATCGTGATGATGCTGCAGGCGAACGTCGGCTTGGAGCCGTGGAGCGTCTTGCAGCAAGGCCTCGCAGAATCGATCCACATCACCTACGGCACGGCTTCGGTGATCGTCGGCGCGGCCGCGATCGGCATCGCGGTGCTGTGCGGGGAAAGCTTCGGCTTTGGCACCGTTATCAACATTGTTTTATGCGCGATTTTTATCGACAGCCTGCTCGCCCTCGGCTGGATCCCTGCGATGCACAGCCTGTGGTCCGGTATTCTCATGCTGCTTGGCGGGCTGGAACTGCTCGCTTTCGGCACCTATCTGTATATGCAGTCCGCGCTCGGCTCCGGTCCGCGCGACGCGCTGATGGTGGCGCTCGCCCGCAAGACGGGACGCTCGGTCGGTCTGTGCCGCGCCTCGGTCGAGGTGATCGTAATCCTTTCCGGCTGGCTGCTTGGCGGTCAGGTCGGTATCGGCACGGTGATCGCCGCGTTAGGGCTGGGCTCGCTATTCAACCTAAATTTTCACTATCTGCATTTTAACGCGGCCGAGCTGCATCAGGAAAACGTGGCGGAAACGCTGCGCAACCTGCAAAAAAAATGA
- a CDS encoding threonine aldolase family protein yields the protein MREIDLRSDTVTLPTQSMRDAMVHAAVGDDVFDDDPTVKELEEYAAGLFGKEAALFVTSGTQGNACALMAQTRRGDCVVLAPTSHIAAHEAGSYAQLAGVSPRFPESANGVMDPASLRACLTDDSDLQIARAGLVVLENAHSTGTVVPLDNMRAVYETANEKGVPVHLDGARLYNAAAYLGITDARELTRYCDTVMCCLSKGLCAPVGSILAGPRETILRAKKVRKLLGGGMRQAGFLAAAGKLALSEMAHRLHEDHENAHYLGELLAAIPGVSVFHERIQTDMVFFSADWNAEKAARYPAFMLSQNIKVTGLMDGEYRMVTHYGVTAEDIGAVAAAVRAFASEG from the coding sequence ATGAGGGAGATTGATTTAAGAAGCGACACGGTGACGCTGCCGACGCAGTCGATGCGGGACGCGATGGTTCACGCGGCCGTTGGAGACGATGTGTTCGACGACGACCCCACCGTAAAGGAGCTGGAGGAATACGCCGCCGGACTGTTCGGCAAGGAAGCCGCGCTGTTCGTCACCTCGGGCACGCAGGGCAACGCCTGCGCCCTGATGGCGCAGACCCGGCGGGGCGACTGCGTGGTGCTCGCCCCCACTTCGCATATCGCCGCGCACGAAGCCGGCTCTTACGCCCAGCTTGCCGGGGTTTCCCCGCGCTTTCCTGAAAGCGCGAACGGCGTTATGGACCCCGCTTCGCTCCGCGCGTGCCTGACGGACGACAGCGACCTGCAAATCGCCCGCGCCGGGCTGGTCGTGCTGGAAAACGCGCACTCCACCGGCACGGTTGTGCCGCTGGACAACATGCGCGCCGTATATGAAACCGCAAACGAAAAGGGCGTGCCCGTTCACCTAGACGGCGCGCGCCTGTACAACGCGGCGGCCTACCTTGGCATAACCGACGCGCGCGAGCTGACGCGGTACTGCGATACCGTGATGTGTTGCCTGTCCAAGGGGCTGTGCGCCCCGGTCGGCTCCATCCTCGCCGGGCCGCGCGAAACGATCTTGCGCGCCAAAAAGGTGCGCAAGCTGCTTGGCGGCGGGATGCGGCAGGCGGGCTTTCTCGCGGCGGCCGGTAAGCTGGCGCTCAGCGAAATGGCCCACCGCCTGCACGAGGACCACGAAAACGCCCATTACCTCGGCGAGCTGCTTGCCGCCATCCCCGGCGTTTCGGTGTTCCACGAACGCATCCAGACCGATATGGTCTTTTTCTCCGCCGATTGGAATGCGGAGAAAGCCGCGCGCTACCCCGCTTTCATGCTTTCCCAAAACATCAAGGTGACCGGCCTGATGGACGGCGAATACCGTATGGTCACGCACTACGGCGTTACCGCGGAGGATATCGGCGCCGTTGCCGCCGCCGTGCGCGCGTTCGCATCGGAGGGGTGA
- a CDS encoding GNAT family N-acetyltransferase has protein sequence MLLPLTVSEIPAFTAACGHEHVFGSKALTALRAYGLGDPRARFYVCIKGREPAAALYQAGSVLVISSDERADSEVIADLVRREQITEVDTNWTQCQDLQRLLGGTTESSYYMVYRGPLSHAEFPDIVPGDKAKVFDVLGRSHEYYRTHFEYDSWAGDIAQKQGRGLLELYQLERDGKAVGTGCIVSEDDECGVLAAIAVVPEYRHQGLGSYISRFLTQRILQKGKTPRLIAGYDEVAELYRRIGFAPCGRWGELYL, from the coding sequence ATGCTGCTGCCGCTCACCGTATCCGAGATCCCTGCCTTTACGGCCGCGTGTGGGCATGAGCATGTGTTCGGCTCCAAAGCGCTAACCGCGCTGCGCGCCTACGGCCTTGGCGACCCGCGCGCCCGGTTCTACGTCTGCATCAAAGGGCGCGAGCCCGCCGCCGCGCTGTACCAAGCGGGCAGCGTTCTGGTCATTTCCTCCGACGAACGGGCCGACAGCGAGGTGATCGCCGACCTTGTCCGCCGGGAGCAAATCACCGAAGTGGACACCAACTGGACGCAATGTCAGGATTTGCAGAGACTGCTCGGCGGAACGACGGAAAGCTCCTACTACATGGTATACCGCGGCCCGCTTTCGCATGCGGAATTTCCCGATATCGTACCCGGCGACAAAGCCAAGGTGTTCGACGTTTTGGGGCGCAGCCATGAATATTACCGCACGCATTTCGAGTATGATTCTTGGGCGGGCGACATCGCTCAGAAGCAGGGCCGCGGCCTGCTGGAGCTGTACCAGCTGGAGCGGGACGGCAAAGCCGTCGGCACGGGCTGCATCGTATCGGAGGACGACGAATGCGGCGTGCTCGCGGCGATCGCCGTTGTGCCCGAATACCGCCATCAGGGGCTGGGCTCCTATATCAGCCGCTTTTTGACGCAGCGCATCCTGCAAAAGGGCAAGACCCCCCGGCTGATCGCGGGATATGACGAAGTAGCGGAGCTATACCGCCGCATCGGTTTCGCCCCTTGCGGACGGTGGGGAGAACTGTACCTCTAA
- a CDS encoding helix-turn-helix transcriptional regulator, translating into MATPLLQHYVKLTEFLGEALGPDYEIALHDLTDRNRSIIAIANSHVSGRQVGAPLTNVALQILMDKTYESSDYLLHYRGVSANGKMLRSSTLFIKQGARLIGMLCINFDDSRYQSVSDDILRLCHPDAFIDENLQLRQTATEKPRHITPPTEIFHNTIDAVAADAVGRELDALGVTAERATADERVQIIAALEASGIFLLKGAVKDVADALHCSQASVYRYLSQVKKEE; encoded by the coding sequence ATGGCAACCCCATTGCTGCAACATTATGTTAAGCTGACCGAATTTCTCGGCGAGGCGCTCGGCCCGGACTACGAGATCGCTCTACACGATTTGACCGACCGAAACCGTTCGATCATTGCGATCGCCAACAGCCATGTCAGCGGCCGGCAGGTCGGCGCGCCGCTCACCAATGTCGCGCTGCAGATCCTGATGGATAAAACCTACGAATCCTCCGATTATCTGCTGCACTACCGCGGCGTATCGGCAAACGGCAAAATGCTCCGCTCCTCCACGCTGTTCATCAAACAGGGCGCGCGGCTGATCGGCATGCTGTGCATTAATTTTGACGACAGCCGCTACCAGTCCGTGAGCGACGACATCCTGCGGCTGTGTCACCCGGACGCTTTTATTGACGAAAACCTGCAGCTGCGGCAGACCGCTACCGAAAAACCGCGCCACATCACCCCGCCGACCGAGATTTTTCACAACACGATCGACGCGGTCGCGGCGGACGCGGTCGGGCGCGAGCTTGACGCGCTCGGCGTCACGGCGGAGCGCGCCACGGCGGATGAACGCGTGCAGATCATTGCCGCGCTCGAAGCCAGCGGCATTTTCCTGCTCAAGGGCGCCGTCAAGGACGTGGCGGACGCGCTGCACTGCTCGCAGGCCAGCGTGTACCGATACTTATCCCAAGTGAAAAAGGAGGAGTGA
- a CDS encoding RidA family protein, translating into MKNVIATDRAPAAIGPYSQAVSTAGLLITSGQLPIDPKTGAFPEGIAEQTRQSLMNVKAILAEAGVGMDRVIKTTVFLSDMNNFAAMNEVYATFFGEGGFPARSAVEVARLPKDALVEIEAIVAL; encoded by the coding sequence ATGAAAAATGTAATTGCTACGGATCGAGCGCCGGCGGCGATCGGCCCGTACTCGCAGGCAGTTTCCACGGCAGGCCTGCTGATCACCTCGGGCCAGCTGCCGATCGACCCCAAAACCGGAGCTTTTCCGGAGGGTATCGCGGAGCAGACCCGTCAGTCGCTCATGAACGTAAAGGCCATATTGGCTGAAGCGGGCGTCGGCATGGACCGTGTGATAAAAACCACGGTTTTTCTTAGCGACATGAACAATTTTGCCGCTATGAACGAGGTGTACGCCACCTTCTTCGGCGAGGGCGGTTTCCCGGCCCGCTCGGCGGTCGAGGTCGCGCGTCTGCCTAAGGACGCGCTGGTAGAGATCGAAGCGATCGTGGCTCTGTAA
- a CDS encoding tryptophanase — protein sequence MKEYPLSVPAPHHFTFAVRDLPDVTVEQRERALKATHYNEFAFPSGMLTIDMLSDSGTTAMTNQQWASLFLGDEAYGRNTGYYVLLDTFRDIFERGGEKNWKKIIDLVRTDCRDVEKMMDEVYLCEYEGGLFNGGAAQMERPNAFIIQQGRAAESVLMEIVKKILAQRYPGKVFTIPSNGHFDTTEGNIKQMGSIPRNLYNKELLYEVPEGGKYEKNPFKGNMDIEKLEQLIQTCGPENVPLIFTCITNNPICGQAVSMANIREINRVAHKYDIPLVFDVARWAENCYFIKMNEEGYADKSIAEIATEMFSYCDAFSMSAKKDGHANMGGMLAFRDKGLFWKKFSDFNEDGSIKTDVGVLLKVKQISCYGNDSYGGMSGRDIMALAVGLYESCDYNYMSERVEQCNYLAEGFYNAGVKGVVIPAGGHAVYINMDEFFDGKRGHDTFCGQGFSIELIRRYGIRTAELGDYSMEYDLKTPEQQAELANVVRFAIDRSRLTKEHLDYVIAAVKALYEDRESIPNIRIVWGHNLPMRHFHAFLEPYPNEEK from the coding sequence ATGAAAGAGTATCCGTTGAGCGTTCCCGCCCCGCACCATTTTACATTTGCGGTCCGCGACCTTCCCGACGTCACGGTCGAGCAGCGCGAGCGCGCACTGAAAGCCACCCATTATAATGAGTTTGCCTTCCCCTCCGGGATGCTGACTATCGATATGCTGTCCGATTCCGGCACCACCGCCATGACCAACCAGCAGTGGGCGTCGCTGTTTTTAGGCGACGAGGCCTATGGCCGCAACACCGGCTACTATGTACTGCTGGACACCTTCCGCGACATCTTCGAGCGCGGCGGCGAGAAGAACTGGAAGAAGATTATCGATTTGGTCCGCACCGATTGCCGCGATGTGGAAAAGATGATGGATGAGGTTTATCTCTGCGAGTACGAAGGCGGCCTGTTCAACGGCGGCGCCGCGCAGATGGAACGCCCCAACGCTTTCATCATTCAGCAGGGCCGCGCGGCGGAGTCCGTTCTGATGGAGATCGTCAAGAAGATCCTCGCCCAGCGCTATCCGGGCAAGGTGTTCACCATCCCGTCCAACGGACACTTTGACACCACCGAAGGCAATATCAAGCAGATGGGCTCTATCCCGCGCAACCTGTACAACAAGGAACTGCTGTACGAAGTACCCGAAGGCGGCAAGTACGAGAAGAACCCCTTCAAGGGCAACATGGATATCGAAAAGCTCGAACAGCTGATCCAGACCTGCGGCCCGGAGAACGTGCCTCTGATCTTTACCTGCATCACCAACAACCCCATCTGCGGTCAGGCCGTTTCCATGGCCAACATCCGCGAGATCAACCGCGTTGCCCATAAGTACGACATCCCGCTGGTATTCGACGTTGCCCGTTGGGCGGAAAACTGCTACTTCATCAAGATGAATGAAGAAGGCTACGCCGATAAATCCATCGCCGAGATCGCGACCGAGATGTTCTCCTACTGCGACGCGTTCAGCATGTCTGCCAAGAAGGACGGCCACGCCAACATGGGCGGTATGCTGGCCTTCCGCGACAAGGGCCTGTTCTGGAAGAAATTCTCCGACTTCAACGAGGACGGCTCGATCAAGACCGACGTTGGCGTTCTGCTCAAGGTCAAGCAGATCTCCTGCTACGGCAACGATTCCTACGGCGGCATGTCCGGCCGCGATATCATGGCGCTGGCTGTCGGCCTGTACGAGAGCTGCGACTATAACTACATGAGCGAGCGCGTGGAGCAGTGCAACTATTTGGCCGAGGGCTTCTACAATGCCGGCGTCAAGGGCGTTGTCATTCCCGCGGGCGGCCACGCCGTATACATCAATATGGATGAGTTCTTCGACGGCAAGCGCGGCCACGACACATTCTGCGGGCAGGGCTTCAGCATCGAGCTGATCCGCCGCTACGGTATCCGCACCGCAGAATTGGGCGACTACTCCATGGAGTATGACCTCAAGACGCCGGAGCAGCAGGCCGAGCTGGCCAACGTGGTTCGCTTCGCGATCGACCGCAGCCGTTTGACCAAGGAGCATTTGGACTATGTAATCGCCGCGGTCAAGGCGCTTTACGAGGACCGCGAGAGCATTCCGAACATCCGTATCGTATGGGGCCACAATCTGCCGATGCGTCACTTCCACGCATTTTTGGAGCCCTACCCGAACGAGGAAAAGTAA